One window from the genome of Acuticoccus sp. I52.16.1 encodes:
- a CDS encoding mandelate racemase/muconate lactonizing enzyme family protein yields the protein MGEAERIVRIEGFALACAMPQEAGNALRTFRERQSLLVRITTAGGLTGWGETWAFPDAAGAFIRSVLAPVVLGASATRPRTVQAAMLRRVVPDRRGQAHMALSAIDIALWDAFGRAAGLPIAALLGGALRDRLAAYASGPLMPAGADRFAGLEAAVTGFARDGFRAVKLRVGAGLDADEAAIRTARRVLGPDADLMFDLNEGSTVHDTLALAERVADVGIRWIEEPVPHDDLPAYREIAARLPVPLAGGESFCGVGAFREAVATRALAILQPDIALTGGITETMRVAGLGEAFGATVIPHVWGAGVNFLAGLQVAAVLAPAPGARGLPLFEFDTSHNPLRAAVIDPRPDADGTIPVPDGPGLGVDITPDQIAPYVTGHWVVEQ from the coding sequence GTGGGAGAGGCCGAACGGATCGTGCGGATCGAGGGGTTCGCACTGGCCTGCGCTATGCCGCAGGAGGCCGGCAACGCATTGCGGACGTTTCGGGAGCGCCAGAGCCTCCTCGTGCGCATCACGACGGCCGGCGGGCTGACCGGCTGGGGCGAGACCTGGGCGTTTCCGGACGCGGCGGGCGCGTTCATCCGCTCGGTGCTGGCGCCGGTGGTGCTCGGCGCCTCGGCGACCCGCCCGCGCACGGTGCAGGCGGCGATGCTGCGGCGCGTCGTGCCGGACCGCCGCGGCCAGGCGCACATGGCCCTCAGCGCCATCGACATCGCTCTCTGGGACGCGTTCGGCCGGGCCGCGGGGCTCCCGATCGCGGCGCTCCTCGGCGGGGCGCTGCGCGACCGGCTCGCCGCCTACGCCAGCGGCCCGCTGATGCCCGCCGGGGCCGACCGGTTCGCCGGCCTCGAGGCCGCGGTGACGGGGTTCGCGCGGGACGGCTTCCGCGCCGTGAAGCTGCGCGTCGGCGCCGGGCTCGACGCCGACGAGGCGGCCATCCGCACCGCGCGGCGCGTCCTCGGCCCGGACGCCGACCTGATGTTCGACCTCAACGAGGGCTCCACCGTCCACGACACGCTGGCGCTCGCCGAGCGGGTCGCCGACGTCGGCATCCGCTGGATCGAGGAGCCGGTGCCGCACGACGACCTCCCCGCCTACCGCGAGATCGCCGCGCGGCTGCCGGTGCCGCTGGCGGGCGGCGAATCCTTCTGCGGCGTCGGCGCCTTCCGCGAGGCGGTGGCGACGCGCGCGCTCGCCATCCTGCAACCCGATATCGCGCTCACCGGCGGCATCACCGAGACGATGCGCGTCGCCGGCCTCGGCGAGGCCTTCGGCGCGACCGTCATTCCCCACGTGTGGGGCGCGGGGGTGAACTTCCTCGCCGGTCTGCAGGTCGCGGCGGTCCTCGCCCCGGCGCCGGGTGCGCGCGGGCTGCCGCTCTTCGAATTCGACACCAGCCACAACCCGCTGCGTGCCGCCGTCATCGACCCCAGGCCGGACGCCGACGGGACCATCCCGGTCCCGGACGGTCCCGGCCTCGGGGTCGACATCACGCCCGACCAGATCGCTCCGTACGTGACGGGGCATTGGGTCGTCGAACAATAA
- a CDS encoding LysR family transcriptional regulator, producing the protein MSRITIAQLEAFHWTATLGTVERAAKRLNLAQPTVSLRLKGLEEAIGKPLFDRSGRSVRLTPVGRELMPEAHGVLLSIERIAQHGEVGDVAGPIRIGVAEGFAMVCLSQILERLQTNYPRLQPELIVATSMTLETELHKTNLDLGILVSPTAAPGFTLVPFGAQATGWIAGSGWDLPQIVRPADLADRPVIANPPNTASYRQTIAWFGAAELTPSRLVICSSVAMQAHIIDTGAAAGIYPVKMAESAAEAGRVRILATDPPIQDVPVCAKYAEGQPNPAVGAVLESVREVLRTMNYMRPLPSD; encoded by the coding sequence ATGAGTCGCATCACCATCGCCCAGCTCGAAGCCTTCCACTGGACGGCGACACTCGGCACGGTGGAGCGCGCGGCCAAGCGGCTGAACCTCGCCCAGCCGACCGTCTCGCTGCGTCTCAAGGGCCTCGAAGAGGCGATCGGCAAGCCGCTGTTCGACCGTTCCGGCCGCAGCGTGCGCCTGACCCCCGTGGGGCGCGAGCTGATGCCCGAGGCGCACGGCGTCCTCCTCAGCATCGAGCGGATCGCCCAGCACGGCGAGGTCGGCGACGTCGCCGGTCCCATCCGTATCGGCGTCGCGGAGGGGTTCGCGATGGTGTGCCTGTCGCAGATCCTGGAGCGGTTGCAGACCAACTATCCGCGCCTCCAGCCCGAGCTGATCGTCGCCACGTCGATGACGCTGGAGACGGAGCTGCACAAGACCAACCTCGACCTCGGCATCCTCGTCAGCCCCACCGCCGCGCCCGGCTTCACGCTGGTCCCCTTCGGCGCGCAGGCGACGGGGTGGATCGCCGGCTCCGGCTGGGACCTCCCACAGATCGTGCGCCCGGCCGACCTCGCCGACCGCCCGGTCATCGCCAACCCGCCCAACACGGCGAGCTACCGGCAGACCATCGCCTGGTTCGGCGCGGCCGAGCTGACGCCCTCACGCCTCGTCATCTGCTCCAGCGTCGCCATGCAGGCCCACATCATCGACACCGGCGCCGCCGCCGGCATCTACCCCGTCAAGATGGCCGAGAGCGCGGCGGAGGCGGGACGCGTGCGCATCCTGGCGACCGACCCGCCGATCCAGGACGTGCCGGTGTGCGCCAAGTACGCCGAGGGTCAGCCCAACCCCGCCGTCGGCGCCGTGCTCGAGAGTGTGCGCGAGGTGCTGCGCACCATGAACTACATGCGCCCGCTGCCGAGCGACTGA
- a CDS encoding LysR substrate-binding domain-containing protein has protein sequence MKGGITLSMLRSFEAAARHSSFKSAADELGLSASAISHSVRELEGLLGVRLFRRSGRGVHATMEGIALFNRLAHAFDEIRRGIEDVGQLEPTVLRLHAAPSFALLWLMPRLSAFLEANPKVDVRLSADTDYARFAPDDFDLDIVYGPVRAEGVRAVPLGEETVTPVCAPDLAARIAAPADLLAFPLIQSEQKQVRWDDWLRANGLTQSGSRHLRFDRSFIALSAAERGMGVALESTRLAEEAIGTGRLVAPLAGNGRDIRYVGHSLVVPRAVPMGRATRTFATWLLGALGVVAGDVTRGDAPEFGAAGEAAQSLGSGRM, from the coding sequence ATGAAGGGTGGGATCACGCTGTCCATGCTGCGCAGCTTCGAGGCGGCGGCACGGCATTCGAGCTTCAAGAGCGCGGCGGACGAGCTGGGCCTGTCGGCGAGCGCGATCAGCCACTCGGTGCGTGAGCTGGAGGGTCTCCTCGGCGTGCGGCTCTTTCGTCGCTCGGGTCGGGGGGTGCACGCGACGATGGAGGGCATCGCCCTCTTCAACCGCCTCGCCCATGCGTTCGACGAGATCCGCCGCGGGATCGAGGACGTCGGCCAGCTGGAGCCGACGGTGCTGCGCCTGCACGCGGCCCCGAGTTTCGCGCTCCTGTGGCTGATGCCGCGGCTCTCCGCCTTCCTGGAGGCCAACCCGAAGGTCGACGTGCGCCTCAGCGCCGACACCGACTATGCCCGCTTCGCCCCGGACGACTTCGACCTCGACATCGTCTACGGCCCCGTCCGTGCCGAGGGGGTGCGGGCCGTCCCGCTGGGGGAGGAGACGGTGACGCCGGTGTGCGCGCCAGACCTCGCCGCCCGGATCGCCGCGCCCGCGGACCTCCTGGCGTTTCCGCTGATCCAGAGCGAGCAGAAGCAGGTGCGCTGGGACGACTGGCTGCGGGCCAACGGCCTGACCCAGTCCGGCAGCCGGCACCTGCGCTTCGACCGCAGCTTCATCGCCCTGTCGGCGGCCGAGCGCGGCATGGGCGTCGCGCTGGAATCGACCCGCCTCGCCGAGGAGGCGATCGGCACCGGCCGCCTGGTGGCGCCTTTGGCGGGCAACGGGCGTGACATTCGCTACGTCGGCCACTCGCTGGTGGTGCCGCGGGCAGTGCCGATGGGGCGCGCGACGCGGACTTTCGCCACCTGGCTCCTCGGCGCGCTCGGGGTGGTGGCGGGCGACGTCACGCGTGGCGACGCGCCGGAATTCGGTGCGGCCGGCGAAGCGGCTCAGTCGCTCGGCAGCGGGCGCATGTAG
- the tkt gene encoding transketolase — translation MANAIRFLAIDAILNAGEGHQGVPLGMAEIAATLYARHIEVDPADPSWPDRDRVVLSNGHGSMLLYALLHLAGYAHVPTEAIRDFRKLHAVCAGHPEIDQPAGIETTTGLLGQGIASAVGMAVAEARLAARFGTELVDHRTWAFVGDGCLQEGIGQEAISLAGHLRLGKLTFLWDDNHITDDGDTALAISEDVPARFRAARWHVVEVDGHDIEAVSAALDAATADPRPSLIACRTVIARGIPRLEGQRGGHSAPLTARDSEEARARLAWPHPPFAVPPCVRADWHAAMARGRGARAAWEARRDAHRAARPQEAAEFRRWTGGTLPAAWPAIGEALVTSALDLDGPTPTIAASGAVCDALADPLPETLVLCADLEAPTNHKRRRAAFTASDRAGAYVHCGVREHLMGAMANGIAAHGGLRPINVTYFAFADYERAAMRMAALMGLPVTYVFSHDSIGVGSNGPTHQPVEILASFRAMPNMRVFRPADAVETAEAWQLALEQTAGPSLLALSRQPALPVRRAADDRPTGRGAYVVREPAGTRAVTLLASGTEVGIAVEAAGLLAAEGIGAAVVSMPCWELFEAQDEAYRAAVLGEAPRVGVEAAVEFGWQRWLRPGDRFVGMSGFGASARSEVLYEHFGITPARIAETARALVGQ, via the coding sequence ATGGCAAACGCGATCCGCTTTCTCGCGATCGACGCGATCCTGAACGCGGGCGAGGGGCACCAGGGCGTGCCGCTCGGCATGGCTGAAATCGCCGCCACGCTCTATGCGCGCCACATCGAGGTCGACCCCGCCGATCCGTCGTGGCCCGACCGCGACCGCGTCGTCCTCTCCAACGGCCACGGCTCGATGCTGCTCTACGCGCTCCTGCACCTCGCCGGCTACGCGCACGTCCCGACCGAGGCGATCCGCGACTTCCGCAAGCTCCACGCGGTGTGCGCGGGTCACCCCGAGATCGACCAGCCGGCCGGCATCGAGACGACGACCGGGCTCCTCGGCCAGGGGATCGCCTCGGCGGTCGGCATGGCGGTGGCCGAGGCGCGGCTGGCGGCCCGCTTCGGCACGGAGCTGGTGGACCATCGCACCTGGGCCTTCGTCGGCGACGGGTGCCTGCAGGAGGGTATCGGGCAGGAGGCGATCTCGCTCGCCGGGCACCTCCGGCTCGGCAAGCTCACCTTCCTGTGGGACGACAACCATATCACCGACGACGGCGACACCGCGCTCGCGATCAGCGAGGACGTGCCGGCCCGCTTCCGCGCCGCCCGCTGGCATGTGGTCGAGGTCGACGGGCACGACATCGAGGCGGTCTCCGCCGCGCTGGACGCGGCGACGGCCGACCCGCGCCCCTCGCTGATCGCCTGCCGCACGGTGATCGCCCGCGGCATCCCGCGGCTGGAGGGGCAGCGCGGCGGCCACAGCGCGCCGCTGACGGCACGCGACTCGGAGGAGGCGCGCGCCCGCCTCGCCTGGCCGCATCCGCCCTTCGCCGTGCCGCCGTGCGTTCGGGCCGACTGGCACGCCGCCATGGCCCGCGGGCGCGGTGCGCGAGCCGCCTGGGAGGCACGGCGCGACGCCCACCGCGCCGCCCGCCCGCAGGAGGCGGCGGAGTTCCGCCGCTGGACGGGCGGAACGCTGCCGGCGGCCTGGCCGGCGATCGGCGAGGCGCTGGTAACTTCGGCCCTCGACCTCGACGGGCCGACGCCGACGATCGCCGCCTCCGGCGCGGTGTGCGATGCGCTGGCGGACCCGCTGCCCGAGACGCTGGTCCTGTGCGCCGACCTCGAGGCGCCGACCAACCACAAGCGCCGCCGCGCCGCCTTCACCGCGAGCGACCGTGCCGGCGCCTACGTCCACTGCGGCGTGCGCGAGCACCTGATGGGCGCGATGGCCAACGGCATCGCCGCACACGGCGGTCTCAGGCCGATCAACGTCACCTACTTCGCCTTCGCCGATTACGAGCGGGCGGCGATGCGCATGGCGGCGCTGATGGGCCTGCCGGTGACGTACGTCTTCAGCCACGATTCCATCGGCGTCGGCAGCAACGGGCCGACGCACCAGCCGGTGGAGATCCTGGCGAGCTTCCGGGCGATGCCCAACATGCGCGTCTTCCGCCCGGCCGACGCGGTAGAGACCGCCGAGGCCTGGCAGCTCGCCCTCGAGCAAACCGCCGGCCCCAGCCTCCTCGCCCTGTCGCGGCAACCTGCCCTGCCGGTGCGCCGCGCCGCCGACGACCGTCCCACCGGCCGTGGCGCCTACGTGGTGCGCGAACCGGCCGGAACGCGCGCCGTCACCCTCCTCGCCAGCGGCACCGAGGTCGGCATCGCGGTCGAGGCGGCGGGGCTTCTGGCGGCAGAGGGGATCGGCGCGGCCGTCGTCTCCATGCCCTGCTGGGAGCTGTTCGAGGCGCAGGACGAGGCCTATCGCGCCGCCGTCCTCGGCGAGGCGCCGCGCGTCGGCGTCGAGGCGGCGGTGGAGTTCGGCTGGCAACGCTGGCTGCGGCCGGGCGACCGGTTCGTCGGCATGTCCGGCTTCGGCGCCTCGGCCCGGTCCGAGGTGCTCTACGAGCACTTCGGCATCACTCCTGCACGCATCGCCGAGACCGCACGCGCGCTGGTGGGCCAATGA